The Gossypium hirsutum isolate 1008001.06 chromosome A03, Gossypium_hirsutum_v2.1, whole genome shotgun sequence genome contains the following window.
AGTTTAGCAACACTCTCTCCATCCCATTGTACATATCATAGGTCCATATTACACAAGTCCATAACCATACATCCAATTCAAAAAGCCAAAACAAtgcaaaatttcattaaaatatgaAATCGGGGCAAGCATTTAGAAAATTGCAGGGAGCTCACTTGGCCACCACTTCGACCACGGCCCCATTGCCTTCCTTCAACAAATCCCCAATCAAAATCTACACGAATCGGGCGGTCATCAAGGATTGTCCCACTAATGTATTTAACGGCATCCTCAGCATCTTCCCTAGAATAATACCTGAAGAAAAAAAACACCCAATAACCAATTAAGAGCTTTAAAATAGATATTAACATGATTTAGGGGAGGGAAACAAAAGAAGAGAGAGTTACAGGACAAAGCAAAAGCCGCAAGGCGTTTTAGAGTTCTTGTCAAGGCCCATAATAATTTTCTTGATTTCACCGGCTCTAGAGAAAAGCTCATAAACTTGTTCTTCAGTAGTGTAAAAAGACATGTTTCCGATGTAGACGGTTGTCGCAGTGAGAAGTGCTTGCTCGAATTCCTCTTGCGAACCATTGAATCTTCTGTCTCGGTATGCTGAAAGCTTAGCTGGGTCCTATAATTTAACAAACCCCCCCCCCccaccacaaaaaaaaaaagagagaaaatttatcatttaacttaTTCACATTGAAAGCAGCTGGGAAGCTAATAAAATACCTTGAACAGAGAAGCCATTGCCTTCTTCAAAAGCTCCCAAATATACGTATTGCCTGCATATAACGAATTATAAAGGTCGAAACTTTTGCCCTTGACCTTGCCCTTGCCCTTGCCCTTGCCCTTGATAAACAGTACAGCTGAGTACGATGCCTTCTGCAGGCGAATTAAGTATTTATTGGGCCGTAGCTTTTACAAAGAAAAAAGGGGTTTTTTTAGCCTTTGGCCCATTATCTTTTTACCCACTTATCCAACTTAGCTGGCTTCTCTACTTCGCCCGCTCTGGAAAGGCTTCCGAATCCGAATCTAAATCCTTGCAGCAGCAGAAAGAACAAAGAAGAAATATTTTTGGTTATCTAGAATATATCGACTTCATCTCATTCCACAAAGTTGCCAATGGCATCGATTGGCGCCGCCACAAGAGTAGTTCTCCGATCAAGTTCTGCTCGCAACGCTGCGGCTCGGCTCGCCCCACAATCGAAAGCTGCACCATCGCAGTTTCGTGTCTCCTCGAGGATTCCTCTTTCCAACTGCATTTGCAGGTACCCCTTTCATCTTAAACtagcaaaaaggaaaaaaaatcaaagctttTTACAGTATATAAAAGTGATTCTTGTTTTTGGGGGTCGAAAGGTGTCCGGTTGAAGCGAGTTTCTGCTTGGAATCGATGCTGCCGTATCACTCGGCGACTGCTTCGGCTTTGATGACTTCGATGCTCACCATTTCTCGCCGAAGCTATGTTTGGCTCTCGGAAGGTATTAAGATTTCAATCTGTTTCCTTATTTGCTTTCTGGGCTTGTTTATTATGAGCTTCAAGGAGAATCGATTTGCTTTATCTTTTTGTTTTGCCTCGTTGTATTTTGCTCAATCTTTTGAAACCACGTCGACCCTTGTGTACTTGTGTTCAATAGAGAAGTGGTCTTGTCACTTTGTCTAAACCATGGACTTGTTATCTGGGATATTATTATTACCTCCTTTTCTTTGGTTTGGTTTTTGGTAAGTAGCATCTCCTAGGTACTTGTTAGTGTTGTCCTAGTAAAACTAAAGGAACTTGTTTGCAGTAGTGGTCTTAGCGAATGCTTAATTCAGTTTTCCTGTGATTTGAGTCAtgaattttatttcataaatagtGAGACAACATTCAATTAACTTCAAGCTTTTGAGTTAGGCATTGCATCATTCTTAGACTAGACCTACTGTGCTTTTTATTTCGAAGAAGCGATTGAAGAAAACATAAATTGAGGGTTAATATTTGTTTTGTGGTTTTTCTCTAGTCGTTTAAGGCTTTCAGTTGAATGCTTCCTCATAAAGATATTCTGTTTTCCTCTACCTGCTTTATCTGTTTCAATAAGAAGTTTCAGTTTAACTTTTTTGATAAGAAGCTCCTTGGTTCTTTACCACATGgaccttttattttgttttaagatGACAATGATATAACTGTATGCATCTCTTATATTTTGTAGCCCCTAAATATTCATGAATGCTATTCATGGAGTTCTTCACATGCTTAATGTGCTCCATCTTAGAAAAAACTTGCttctttttgcataagtagcctTGGTCAAACAGCTAAAAAAACTCACTCTTTATctaaatataattgtaaactCATGCATTAGCCCAGATTACATCTTTTTGTAAAGTTTCAGATATATAGTCCAAATGTTTGACGTAAGCATTTCAGTTGATTGGAATTGATATAAGAATAAATCCAATGCAATCAATAAGGAGCTTACTGATAGTTTCTGTTCAATCAGCTTGCAATGATGATGTGTGACTAATGTTCAGAGGATTGGAGCAAGTTTAATGCACTCAATTCTCCCTTCTAAGAGTGTCTGCGGTAACATAGAAGTTTTCAATGAGCTGATGAGGAGCCAAGTTGAATTTCCTAGTCTTTCAAACCTAGATGGACCAGTAGATGGCGTTGTGCCTTAGTTCCTAAAATGTGCTAATACTTTCTGTCAGTTATTTGTGTTGCCTTTTGTAGCTCATAGAcaattaatgtgaaatgaatcaTAGATTATTGATAATATGATTTTAATGTATCACATTCGTGCTCATCTTTTATGTCAAATGGTGCAAAAACACATTGACCTGGCTAAGCAGACGATGCCATTCTGGAAGCGTCTTATAATTTCGCATTTTCATTGTCGTATTTAGCTGAAGGAATGTGAAGTGGTTGTTTGGGTTACATTGTGCTTATATGTCATATCGGTATTTTCCTGTTTCAAAACAGTGTGTTTTAACTTAAGGTTTGTTTGACACATTTCTTAATTTTGGGTTCTTAATATATCTGGCATTGCCCTCATTGGTATTGTCTGGTTGAACTTGATAACTCTCCAGATTCAGTTTACCccagggtttttttttttttttggggggggggttgtTTCACTCTTGTCCTTAGTGGTTGGATCAGccctttgaaataaattaaataacatttaatgCATTGGCATGCTTGCTCATTGCTGCCCCACTAACATGCTTGCTATTGTTGGGGTTGAAATCCTAGTatataccttttttttttggttgattcGTGTTATGCTATGGACCTCATATGGTGTCAAAGCTGATGTGCCCTCATATGGTGTCAAAGCTGATGTAACTTTTCTTTTTTGCTCAAGGAAAAACAAAGACTTCTTTGACAGTACTGAcacaatttcttcttcttcttatggCTGTAATATCCACTTAATGTATGACAATTCCAGCTGAGAGGAGATATTCTTGTTATCTTGTCAATTTTACTGTGTAACTTTGTTCTCAAACATTTTAGTAAAATCTTGTTCCGACTACAACTGCAACCCCACCTGGTCATGGGACTTTGATCTGTTGTTTGTtccataaaatatatattttgagaaaaatgatTGTGTTTTGGATGAATTAGCAGTGTTATTTAATCATTTCAATGCCAGTTTTCATTTAGAGGCTAATCTCTGCCAAATTAAGTAAAATCACCACCTTGCAAGCCCAAGTGTCAATGGCATGAACATGTAGATGATCAAAGGAgaacaaaagaaacaaattccTTCTCTATTATACATGTCAAACTCAAACATCTTGTTggtgtttattgtttttattctgttaaaaatCTGATCAGCCAATTAAAAAGAATCCAACATTATCACAGTAGTTTATTTGTGTATGACAATTCCAGCTGAGAGGAGATATTCTTGTTATCTTGTCAATTTTACTGTGTAACTTTGTTCTCAAACATTTTAGTAAAATCTTGTTCCGACTACAACTGCAACCCCACCTGGTCATGGGACTTTGATCTGTTGTTTGTtccataaaatatatattttgagaaaaatgatTGTGTTTTGGATGAATTAGCAGTGTTATTTAATCATTTCAATGCCAGTTTTCATTTAGAGGCTAATCTCTGCCAAATTAAGTAAAATCACCACCTTGCAAGCCCAAGTGTCAATGGCATGAACATGTAGATGATCAAAGGAgaacaaaagaaacaaattccTTCTCTATTATACATGTCAAACTCAAACATCTTGTTggtgtttattgtttttattctgttaaaaatCTGATCAGCCAATTAAAAAGAATCCAACATTATCACAGTAGTTTATTTGTGTATGACAATTCCAGCTGAGAGGAGATATTCTTGTTATCTTGTCAATTTTACTGTGTAACTTTGTTCTCAAACATTTTAGTAAAATCTTGTTCCGACTACAACTGCAACCCCACCTGGTCATGGGACTTTGATCTATTGTTTGTtccataaaatatatattttgagaaaaatgatTGTGTTTTGGATGAATTAGCAGTGTTATTTAATCATTTCAATGCCAGTTTTCATTTAGAGGCTAATCTCTGCCAAATTAAGTAAAATCACCACCTTGCAAGCCCAAGTGTCAACGGCATGAACATGTAGATGATCAAAGGAgaacaaaagaaacaaattccTTCTCTATTATACATGTCAAACTCAAACATCTTGTTggtgtttattgtttttattctgttaaaaatCTGATCAGCCTATTAAAAAGAATCCAACATTATCACAGTAGTTTATTTGTGTATGACAATTCCAGCTGAGAGGAGATATTCTTGTTATCTTGTCAATTTTACTGTGTAACTTTGTTCTCAAACATTTTAGTAAAATCTTGTTCCGACTACAACTGCAACCCCACCTGGTCATGGGACTTTGATCTATTGTTTGTtccataaaatatatattttgagaaaaatgatTATGTTTTGGATGAATTAGCAGTGTTATTTAATCATTTCAATGCCAGTTTTCATTTAGAGGCTAATCTCTGCCAAATTAAGTAAAATCACCACCTTGCAAGCCCAAGTGTCAATGGCATGAACATGTAGATGATCAAAGGAgaacaaaagaaacaaattccTTCTCTATTATACATGTCAAAATCAAACATCTTGTTggtgtttattgtttttattctgttaaaaatCTGATCAGCCTATTAAAAAGAATCCAACATTATCACAGTAGTTTATTTGTGTTAGGACAAGGGAAAAAAACCAAATTAGTTTTTCTTTGATTCCTCTCCTGCTACCACCAAGGCCTTCTGTGACAGCTCTCGTTCCACTTCTTCGGCCTCCACTTCAACCGAGTCTTGCACTAGATGTTGCCGGCAATACCGGATTATCACCATAGTTATGAATGCTGCGAGACAAATAATTTAAGTTAGCCAATGCAAGGGTGAAGAAGAGATATCAAAAAATCGTACCCAAGGTCACTGTTATATTCAACTTACCAGAAAAAATACGGGTTTTAATACTAGAGAGATTCCAAAAGGCTGTTGCTGCTGAAGCTGCCACAAGCTTTTTATGAGAGCAAGCTCCCCATGTTTCCATGCCCCATTCTTTCATGTACTCAGCTGCACACCCACAAATTCACTTCCATAACAAATTCGCAGATACCAAAAAACAAATATTCAAGTATTTTGAGAGGTTATTACTGTATACCCTTTTTGTTTATCAGACCAGAGTAGCGAGAGTACAGTTTTGGCACGGAGAAGCTGATGAAAAATCCTGCtccaaagcaaacaatgattccACTTCAGAATTTTTAGGTAAACACAAACTTCATTAATAAAGATGCATTGGGAGATAGTTTGGGTATATATACCAAATGCACATAGTCTCCTCAGGGTTATAATGTGGCCATACTCAGCTCCAAGGAGGAGCAATGGAGCTACCTGCAggcagaaaaaaaagaaaaaagaagcatGCCTCATATAACCTTCTCCCATTTTGTTATCATCATCATCCTAACCCTAAGTCTTGGAATGACATTTGAACTTTGGTGGATCACCTTGAGGGTCATGGATGGTTCCCCAGAGAAGAGTTTTCTCATCTTTGAAATTGCAAAATTTGTAGCTGGAAGAAACAGTTTAGCTAGTCTGAGAAAATCTTCTTCCTTTAGCTTGAACTCATTCATCTTGTCAACATTTTGATATATGGAGTTGGAGAAGAAGGAAACCCCCAAACACAAAAGACCAATATGAGATATCACCGAGAAAATGCTACAGACATGAACAACAATATGAGAGTTAGGTAAAAGTGTAGAACTCCAAAGTGAAAATCAATGGAAGATCAAAAGCAGGTGGCCATTGGCATATTACCTAAAAGTAACACCTTTGGTAAAGCAAGAGGATAAGAAACATAAACATCCAAATCCAAACCAAAGACTTGATTTTGCAACATCCCTCCACATAACCAGATCACTAATCATCTCCCCCATTCGATCAAGATTACATTTTTCACAATGATCGGCTTCTAGaaccattaaaaaaaatcaacgaAAGATCAAGAATAAGGTAAAAAAGAGAGCCAAAAACAAGATTACATAGAAAAAAACATAATGCATACTTGAAGAAGGAAGAGCAGGGACCAGACTGAGTTTCTCCTTCTTTGATTTCCCACTATGCCGCCTTTTCCTTGGTTTCCCCATCTCCTCTCCCAAAACCAAATCCCTATCTTCTCTTAACTCCATCTCCATTCTCCTCCTCGACCTTCTACCGTTCCTAGGGGTCCCACATCCCAAAACACCCGTCTGAGAAGCCCTGCTTTTGCATTTCCTACGAGAACCACCACCTAGCTCCGCCGCACCAACTTCCTCCGCCATTTCGAGCCTATCGGCGAGTCGGGTTCTTGATCTCCTCAGAGGAGATGCAGGGGAGAGAAGCAAAAGTTCTTGGAGAGGCAGAGAGTTGGTAGATGATCGGAGAGAAAGAGGGGAGGGCGAAGCTGGAGTAGTTAGTTTCTTGGGGGAAGGCGAAATGTGGTCCAAAGAAAGATGGGGGATGGTGGGTCTTTCTCGTTCTCCGGATTCAACAACAGAGTAGCCGATTCTTGCTAGACGTGAAGCAGATTTGGTGTGAGAAATGGGGTTTGAGCGGTGTGAAGGTGGGGTCGAACTTGATTCCATTTTGATAGCAAAGCTGGAATTAATTGCAAGCAAGATTTCCGGGGGGAGTCAGTGAGAGATAATTTAGGAGAATTAAAAGAGGAAGATGATGTTGGAGGTAGTGCTGGAGAGGGGGTTTTGATTGAGACTTTGGGGCcaaaattatttaagaaatagAAATAGCCGTTGGAGAAAAGGGAGGGATTTGAGTTCtcttttggatttttatttaacaaaaggAAATGGGACCTCCACTCTTGCAACGGTTAAATAAACCGACTTTTCTCAAGGCCAATGTCCATAACCATATATGACTCCATCTTTTGGGCCTCCTTATTTTGGATTTCAATCAATTTTAGATTGGCTTATATGCTCGTGGGTTAGATCAAATTCAAGgatgaagttagaaaattttttaggagtcaaaattaaatttcaatcaattttagaTTAGATTCTATTTAGAGGCGCTCGTGAGTCGGTTCAAAATTAAGagtgaatttagaaaatttttttaagggccaaaattaaattgtaatttttatgatagtaaaaatacaatttcattattttaatagcctctatctttaaaatttttaaaggattaaatcaaatttttatcattttaaggggggctaaagtgtaattttacttttactgatttaaaagtttaaaaatttcaaaaggcctaaatgattttttcattttaggggagtCGGGGCCTTACCAGCCCCCTGGTTTCGCCCTTGGTCAAATCTATGCCTTTCAGGTCTCAAATAATGATTTAATCTTAAAAAATATGTTAGTGTCACATCTCAAAATTTAGCCTAGTAGTTTCGAGGTAGTAGAATCAGGTTATTAAATCGAGGGTTCAAGTCAGATACCAAAATTATGGTCATAAATAATTAGTTGAGATATCAAAATAGTATAatcagatttttattttattaattgacttaaaatgaaatttaattacgAGGTCTAATTTGAAAATAGTGggttttaattgagttaggaCTTGATtggaaaaggaaagaaacaatgaGTGACCAAAAGGGTAAACTTGagcaatttttgaaaattagattTCTACATGGAGTCTACCACCGTCTTCTTCCTTCTTAAAACCTAAACTCATTCAAATTTTCCCTAAACCTAAATTAGAGAGTTATTTCGAAATTGACTTATCCTTTTAGATTTAGTAACCTCCCAAACACCAAAATAACCcccaattttaaaagaaaatcacGTTTTTCCCCAATTTTATTATTGTTCTTCTTAAGTTTAAACCCCGAATTAGAGTTGTAAAttatcattttcatcaaattaaggtAATATTATAACTTTTAGGATTAAATAAAGAGTGTTGTTAattcaaattaagttttaaaagATTGTATGAagatttatttagatttaatatttttaaagcaagCTTGGATTCAAAAATGGCAAATCACGAAATCTTGAGTAAACCCGcatttttaaagtgatttttgattcaTTCTAACCTAATTAGAAGGTATTTCACTTCAATTTGATAATTCATAGCCGGATATTTAAGAATCAAACATTTTCCCTTTTTACATTATCTTGATAGCTTCAATTTTTCGAAAATTTTAGAACCATGGATTTAGGTGAAATTAATGgtttagatatgaaattaaatgatatttaggaTGTTTGAACTCAAAATTAAAGATTAGAAACAAGATTAGAATGTCAAAACTTCAATTTTGGCGAAGCTAGCTATTTTCGATAGTGAGAAATGAAAGGCTTGAATTATGTTTTCTTTGCTGTTTGGTTGTATTCAATGCTATTTTTAATGAGTTTAAAATGCATTTGTTATGTGTGCAAAGTGCTGGATCAATCGAGAGTCACTATGAGCAAGtctaaaggcaaggaaaagcttgTTTAAGCCTTTAGCTAGTAAGTGGAAATTTGATCAGTGAGTGCCCGGAGTCGTTGTTGGTATGCGTGATTCGTAGTGTTAATTGAGAGCTTAATATTAGCCTAAGCCCCTATGCTAAGTTCTGAAAGTAAGTCTTTTCTAAACTTGTTGCTTGTGTCAAAAAGTTATGCCTCAGTAAGTTGGATTGTGTTGTGTGATGCTATTACAACaggtaatatgtgaaaatatgtgaatttaatatGAGATATACTGTTTTTAACGTGCACATATGAGATTTGAGATTTGATAGCTTaatgagcattattgtggcacttaaagtgattaaatgcgaattcgataagcatgcattgtgtatGAGATTGTGATGTGAATTAATGAATATGAATAGAGGttatatacattaaaataataattaaatatgtgtAATGatgaatattttggccttgtgatatcttgaaatcgttggatatagttgacatatcataagattgtgagtactcacctttgtgttATGTGATATAGGCATTGAGGCCCTGGGAAATGTTAGAGAGATAAGTGAATGTCGGGCTATGCTCCATTCATCGggacatgttggtgtgttggagagtgtttagctttatgctacatTGATATGACATGatagactctttgagtcattagTGTGATGGAAATTTATTTATCTAATGTGTGGTGATAAAATCtacttttatgttttataatttcaAGCTACCAAATTATCATTatctgaattatatatatatatatgagttatgctatgtgtaaatgcatgtgagAGTATATGCTAAACTTGTGAGACAATGAAACATgaatacattatttttatttcatgagtATATGGTTGTGAATGTGCCTTAGTATGCTCTTGCTTAACTTATGTTATTGTGTATGCTTTGCGGTAATTTCAAACATTCATTGAGCTTGGAAAAGCTCACACTCGTTCCCTAAAATTCACAGGCTAGTAGTATATTTAAGGAGTGTGGAGTGGACAAGCGTTGATCCATCCAAGGTATAACATTCGAGTAGGTGGTTTTATGATTTTTGGACACTTTAAATAAAGACAATGTGGGTTATAGTtacaattattattatcattatttcaaGATTAGACTTATGAACTGTTAATATTGTTTTTGGACTTGAGATGCAttatctatcaagtccaattggaaaGATGCCTTGTCTTAGGTATCAGAGCGTATTACTTccaaaagatagagatatagatgtggC
Protein-coding sequences here:
- the LOC107886794 gene encoding nuclear cap-binding protein subunit 2 isoform X2 — translated: MASLFKDPAKLSAYRDRRFNGSQEEFEQALLTATTVYIGNMSFYTTEEQVYELFSRAGEIKKIIMGLDKNSKTPCGFCFVLYYSREDAEDAVKYISGTILDDRPIRVDFDWGFVEGRQWGRGRSGGQVRDEYRTDYDPGRGGYGKLVQKELEAQRQLVDYGAGSLGSFPPVMAPHYGRHGGGHGHGGSYRHGRDYHRKRHRDDDHYARESSKRNSDHESRRASDHDARPEKNPRFRESGDSDEEEDDDRKRRS
- the LOC107886795 gene encoding protein NUCLEAR FUSION DEFECTIVE 6, mitochondrial; the encoded protein is MASIGAATRVVLRSSSARNAAARLAPQSKAAPSQFRVSSRIPLSNCICRCPVEASFCLESMLPYHSATASALMTSMLTISRRSYVWLSEACNDDV
- the LOC107886793 gene encoding reticulon-like protein B18 isoform X1; this encodes MESSSTPPSHRSNPISHTKSASRLARIGYSVVESGERERPTIPHLSLDHISPSPKKLTTPASPSPLSLRSSTNSLPLQELLLLSPASPLRRSRTRLADRLEMAEEVGAAELGGGSRRKCKSRASQTGVLGCGTPRNGRRSRRRMEMELREDRDLVLGEEMGKPRKRRHSGKSKKEKLSLVPALPSSKADHCEKCNLDRMGEMISDLVMWRDVAKSSLWFGFGCLCFLSSCFTKGVTFSIFSVISHIGLLCLGVSFFSNSIYQNVDKMNEFKLKEEDFLRLAKLFLPATNFAISKMRKLFSGEPSMTLKVAPLLLLGAEYGHIITLRRLCAFGFFISFSVPKLYSRYSGLINKKAEYMKEWGMETWGACSHKKLVAASAATAFWNLSSIKTRIFSAFITMVIIRYCRQHLVQDSVEVEAEEVERELSQKALVVAGEESKKN
- the LOC107886793 gene encoding reticulon-like protein B17 isoform X2, with translation MESSSTPPSHRSNPISHTKSASRLARIGYSVVESGERERPTIPHLSLDHISPSPKKLTTPASPSPLSLRSSTNSLPLQELLLLSPASPLRRSRTRLADRLEMAEEVGAAELGGGSRRKCKSRASQTGVLGCGTPRNGRRSRRRMEMELREDRDLVLGEEMGKPRKRRHSGKSKKEKLSLVPALPSSTDHCEKCNLDRMGEMISDLVMWRDVAKSSLWFGFGCLCFLSSCFTKGVTFSIFSVISHIGLLCLGVSFFSNSIYQNVDKMNEFKLKEEDFLRLAKLFLPATNFAISKMRKLFSGEPSMTLKVAPLLLLGAEYGHIITLRRLCAFGFFISFSVPKLYSRYSGLINKKAEYMKEWGMETWGACSHKKLVAASAATAFWNLSSIKTRIFSAFITMVIIRYCRQHLVQDSVEVEAEEVERELSQKALVVAGEESKKN